In Chryseobacterium gotjawalense, the following are encoded in one genomic region:
- a CDS encoding DUF2911 domain-containing protein has product MKKLFITVFLSLSFLGFSQYSIPAASPSQKVVQQFSMTKISIDYSRPGVKGRKVFGELVPYGKVWRAGANSATKITFEQNVNFGGKDVMAGTYGLFIIPTEKEWKVILNKDSQQWGAYSFDEKQNVVEVTVPTQKLSDKQEWFEISLMPVDIHSVDLVFKWDMVKAVVPVKEAKPETVAKIIDKLSEIKQIEKEAAAKK; this is encoded by the coding sequence ATGAAAAAATTATTCATTACCGTATTTTTATCGCTTTCTTTTTTGGGGTTTTCCCAGTATAGTATTCCAGCGGCAAGTCCGAGTCAAAAGGTTGTCCAGCAGTTCTCTATGACCAAGATTTCTATAGATTACAGCAGACCTGGTGTGAAGGGAAGAAAGGTATTTGGCGAACTCGTTCCTTACGGGAAAGTTTGGCGTGCCGGTGCAAATTCCGCGACCAAAATTACATTTGAACAAAATGTTAATTTCGGTGGAAAAGACGTAATGGCAGGAACTTACGGTCTCTTTATCATTCCAACAGAAAAGGAGTGGAAAGTCATTTTAAACAAAGATTCCCAACAGTGGGGCGCTTATAGTTTTGATGAAAAACAAAACGTAGTTGAAGTAACCGTTCCCACGCAGAAATTGAGCGACAAACAGGAATGGTTTGAGATTTCCTTGATGCCGGTTGACATTCATTCCGTTGATTTGGTTTTTAAATGGGATATGGTGAAAGCAGTAGTTCCAGTGAAAGAAGCCAAACCCGAAACGGTTGCCAAAATCATCGACAAACTCAGTGAAATAAAGCAGATTGAAAAAGAGGCAGCTGCAAAAAAATAA
- the carB gene encoding carbamoyl-phosphate synthase large subunit codes for MKRSDIKTILVIGSGPIIIGQAAEFDYAGTQACLSLREEGYKVILINSNPATIMTDVEIADKVYIEPISLEFVSHIIRKERPDALLPTLGGQTGLNMAVELQNSGILEECKVEVLGTKLSAINQAEDRDLFRNLMNELNEPVPDSDIVNNVENALKFADKIGYPVIVRPAFTMGGTGGGIANTKEELKEITEFGLKYSPVDQCLIEKSIAGFKEIEYEVMRDKNDNAIVVCNMENIDPVGIHTGDSIVVAPSQTLSDREYQMLRNASLKIIRALGIEGGCNVQLALDPNSYDYYIIEVNPRVSRSSALASKATGYPIAKIAAKIAVGLTLDEIMNPVTGKTYACFEPALDYVVTKFPRFPFDKFETADRRLSTQMKATGEVMAIGRNFEESLQKAIRSLETGLRHIGLKSKDAAALTDEEIERRIRVCDDERLFIIGDALRRGYDWEKIVEWSQIDKFFIWKIKKLVDFEKVIAENKFDKETLLEAKKLGFSDLNIAHLWNSNQKEIFEFRKKNGVMPVYKMVDTCAAEFESETPYFYGTYEEENESIPSNKEKIIVLGSGPIRIGQGVEFDYATVHSVWAIKEMGYEAIIINNNPETVSTDFSISDKLYFEPLTEEDVMNIIELEKPKGVIVQFGGQTAINLADKLAAHGVQILGTSLEDLDRAENRNKFEAALQEMGIPQPLGKTCFTKEDALLIANEIGFPVLVRPSYVLGGRAMEIVYDDVELAHYMTNAVKENSEHPILIDRYLTGKEIEVDAICDGETVVIPGIMEHIERAGVHSGDSIAVYPPQNINAEQIATLVDYTERLAKGLNVIGLMNVQYVLSEGNVYVIEVNPRSSRTVPFLSKITEIPMANLATKAILGQKLTDLGYKNGLAPNKEGVFVKVPVFSFSKLTRVDISLGPEMKSTGEVMGKDVTLEKALYKGLIGAGRKMPLHGSILFTVADKHKPEACELARRFQEIGFRIWATEGTANYFEQHGVRTKIGYKIEENPEINLIDLIQKGKVQYIVNTMTKGKQSERDGFQIRRTSVENGVPCLTSMDTVEAILKVIESMSFKMEPM; via the coding sequence ATGAAAAGAAGCGACATAAAAACAATTTTAGTAATCGGCTCCGGTCCCATCATCATTGGTCAGGCCGCTGAATTCGATTATGCAGGAACGCAGGCTTGCTTATCTTTGAGAGAAGAAGGCTACAAAGTAATTTTGATCAATTCTAATCCGGCAACGATTATGACGGATGTAGAAATTGCTGACAAAGTATATATTGAACCCATTTCTCTGGAATTTGTAAGTCATATTATCCGCAAAGAAAGACCAGATGCGCTTTTGCCGACTTTGGGCGGACAAACCGGTTTGAATATGGCAGTAGAATTACAAAATTCCGGAATTTTGGAGGAATGTAAAGTGGAGGTTTTGGGAACCAAACTTTCGGCTATCAATCAAGCTGAAGATCGGGATCTGTTCCGTAATTTAATGAACGAACTCAACGAACCCGTACCTGATTCCGATATTGTAAATAATGTAGAAAATGCGTTGAAGTTTGCCGATAAAATCGGTTATCCTGTTATTGTGCGTCCAGCTTTTACAATGGGCGGAACCGGCGGCGGAATTGCAAATACCAAAGAAGAACTGAAAGAAATTACCGAATTTGGTTTGAAATACAGTCCGGTTGATCAATGTTTAATCGAAAAATCCATCGCCGGTTTCAAAGAAATAGAATATGAAGTCATGCGCGACAAAAACGACAACGCGATTGTGGTTTGTAACATGGAAAACATTGATCCGGTTGGGATTCATACCGGAGATTCAATTGTAGTAGCGCCTTCGCAAACGCTTTCGGACAGAGAGTATCAAATGCTGAGAAACGCTTCGTTAAAGATTATCCGCGCTTTGGGAATTGAAGGTGGTTGTAATGTTCAACTGGCTTTGGATCCGAATTCTTACGATTATTATATCATCGAAGTGAATCCAAGAGTTTCCCGTTCATCCGCTTTGGCGAGTAAAGCAACCGGTTATCCGATTGCGAAAATCGCTGCAAAGATTGCAGTCGGTTTGACTTTAGATGAAATCATGAATCCGGTTACAGGAAAGACCTACGCTTGTTTTGAACCCGCTTTGGATTATGTCGTAACGAAATTCCCGCGTTTCCCTTTCGATAAATTTGAAACCGCGGACCGCAGACTTTCCACCCAAATGAAAGCAACCGGCGAAGTGATGGCGATTGGACGAAATTTTGAGGAATCTTTACAGAAAGCCATCAGATCTCTGGAAACGGGTTTAAGACATATCGGTTTAAAATCAAAAGACGCGGCAGCTTTAACGGACGAAGAAATCGAAAGAAGAATCCGGGTTTGTGATGATGAGCGTTTATTCATTATTGGCGATGCTTTGCGACGGGGTTACGACTGGGAGAAAATCGTAGAGTGGAGTCAAATCGATAAATTCTTCATCTGGAAAATTAAAAAACTCGTCGATTTCGAAAAGGTAATTGCTGAAAATAAATTTGATAAAGAAACTTTACTGGAAGCCAAGAAATTAGGATTCTCCGATTTAAATATCGCTCATTTATGGAATTCCAACCAAAAAGAAATTTTTGAATTCCGGAAGAAAAATGGAGTGATGCCGGTTTACAAAATGGTAGATACCTGTGCCGCAGAATTTGAAAGCGAAACGCCGTATTTCTACGGAACTTACGAAGAAGAAAATGAAAGTATTCCTTCAAATAAAGAAAAAATAATCGTTCTGGGTTCGGGTCCGATTCGGATTGGTCAAGGGGTAGAATTCGATTACGCCACGGTTCACTCGGTTTGGGCGATTAAAGAAATGGGGTACGAAGCCATTATCATTAATAATAATCCGGAAACGGTTTCCACAGACTTCTCGATTTCGGATAAACTCTATTTCGAGCCTTTAACAGAGGAAGATGTCATGAATATCATCGAACTCGAGAAACCAAAAGGCGTAATCGTTCAGTTTGGTGGACAAACCGCCATCAATTTGGCGGATAAATTGGCCGCGCACGGTGTTCAGATTTTAGGAACTTCTCTGGAAGATTTGGATCGTGCTGAAAACAGAAATAAATTTGAAGCCGCACTTCAGGAAATGGGAATTCCGCAACCTTTGGGAAAAACCTGTTTTACGAAAGAAGACGCTTTGTTAATCGCGAACGAAATCGGTTTCCCGGTGTTGGTTCGTCCGAGTTATGTTTTAGGTGGAAGAGCGATGGAAATCGTTTATGATGATGTGGAACTCGCTCATTATATGACCAATGCGGTGAAAGAAAATTCGGAACATCCGATTCTAATAGACCGGTATTTGACCGGAAAAGAAATTGAAGTTGATGCCATTTGTGATGGTGAAACCGTGGTGATTCCCGGGATTATGGAACATATTGAAAGAGCAGGAGTTCATTCAGGAGATTCCATCGCGGTTTATCCGCCGCAAAATATCAATGCTGAACAAATCGCAACTTTGGTTGATTATACCGAAAGATTGGCGAAAGGACTGAATGTCATTGGTTTAATGAATGTTCAATATGTTTTGTCTGAAGGAAATGTGTATGTCATTGAAGTGAATCCGCGTTCGTCCAGAACCGTTCCTTTCTTATCGAAAATCACCGAAATTCCCATGGCCAACTTAGCAACGAAAGCAATTCTTGGACAGAAATTGACAGATTTAGGATACAAAAACGGTTTGGCACCAAACAAAGAAGGTGTCTTTGTAAAAGTTCCGGTCTTTTCTTTTTCAAAATTAACTAGAGTTGATATTTCCCTCGGCCCGGAAATGAAATCGACGGGAGAAGTTATGGGGAAAGATGTAACTCTGGAAAAAGCCTTGTACAAAGGTTTAATTGGTGCAGGCCGAAAAATGCCTTTACACGGTTCAATCCTTTTCACTGTGGCAGACAAACACAAACCGGAAGCATGCGAACTGGCGAGAAGATTCCAGGAAATCGGATTCAGAATTTGGGCAACCGAAGGAACCGCCAATTATTTTGAACAACATGGAGTCCGGACAAAAATCGGTTACAAAATCGAAGAAAACCCGGAAATCAATTTGATCGATTTGATCCAAAAAGGGAAAGTTCAATACATTGTAAACACCATGACCAAAGGAAAACAATCCGAAAGAGACGGTTTCCAGATCCGCCGGACTTCTGTAGAAAACGGTGTTCCTTGTTTAACTTCGATGGATACGGTGGAAGCGATTTTGAAAGTGATTGAGAGTATGAGTTTCAAAATGGAGCCGATGTAA
- a CDS encoding BRO-N domain-containing protein, with amino-acid sequence MKTTNIQLFEQKQVRSVWDEEQEKWYFSIIDVIEILVENKRPRKYWSDLKAKLAKEGSELSEKIGQLKMTAPDGKSRLTDVADTQQLLRLIQSVPSKKAEPFKLWLAQVGSDRLDEMQDPELSINKAMQDYLNLGYSENWINQRLKSIEIRKELTDEWKRLGMKEGQQFAVLTDIITKGWSDKNTKEYKKHKGLKKENLRDNMTNTELILNMLAEASTKDISQAVNPGTFEENKTVAKQGGNVAKVARLELESKTGKKVVSGLSAKKMLENKPKK; translated from the coding sequence ATGAAAACCACGAATATCCAACTTTTTGAACAAAAACAAGTTCGTTCGGTTTGGGACGAAGAGCAGGAGAAATGGTATTTTTCCATTATTGATGTCATTGAAATTTTAGTTGAAAATAAACGGCCAAGAAAATATTGGAGTGACTTAAAAGCCAAACTGGCAAAGGAAGGAAGTGAACTGTCCGAAAAAATCGGACAGTTGAAAATGACTGCGCCAGATGGGAAATCAAGATTAACAGATGTTGCAGATACTCAACAGCTTTTGAGGCTAATCCAATCCGTTCCTTCCAAAAAAGCAGAGCCATTCAAACTTTGGTTGGCTCAGGTTGGTTCTGATAGACTCGATGAAATGCAGGATCCGGAATTAAGTATTAATAAAGCAATGCAGGATTATTTGAATCTGGGATATTCTGAAAACTGGATTAATCAAAGATTGAAAAGCATCGAAATCCGGAAGGAATTAACTGATGAATGGAAACGTCTTGGAATGAAAGAAGGACAACAATTCGCGGTGCTCACAGATATCATAACAAAAGGTTGGAGCGATAAAAACACCAAAGAATACAAAAAACACAAAGGTCTGAAAAAAGAAAATCTTCGCGATAATATGACCAACACCGAATTGATTTTAAATATGTTGGCAGAAGCATCAACGAAAGATATTTCGCAGGCAGTAAATCCCGGGACTTTTGAGGAAAATAAAACAGTCGCCAAACAAGGTGGAAATGTTGCAAAAGTGGCGCGCTTGGAACTGGAATCGAAAACCGGTAAAAAAGTAGTGAGCGGTTTATCTGCGAAAAAAATGCTAGAAAATAAACCTAAAAAATAA
- a CDS encoding carbamoyl phosphate synthase small subunit, with protein MKKKLILESGEVFHGKGFGADQEIEGEIVFNTGMTGYQELISDPSYCGQIVCMTYPLIGNYGINRDDYESIEPAIKGLIVKEVCDFPSNFRTQMNLDEFFQKRNLSGISGIDTRRLTRILRNSGVVKGKIVSEDADENAVIEALKASVLATDQVAQVSTKTSYANPGRGLKVVLVDYGSKLGILRELAQRDCDVIVVSQDTTAEEILLINPDGVMLSNGPGDPVDVKGATEMIQKLLGKVPIFGICLGHQLIGLACGAKTFKLKFGHRGGNHPVLDVKKNKVAITSQNHGYAVDQESLKNTDLEETHIALNDRTNEGFKHKIHPCFSVQYHPEASPGPEDANYLFDEFIVLMEQFKTGTVSQFFNPPI; from the coding sequence ATGAAAAAGAAATTAATATTAGAATCCGGCGAAGTATTCCACGGAAAAGGTTTCGGCGCTGATCAGGAAATTGAAGGCGAAATCGTTTTCAACACGGGAATGACCGGTTATCAGGAATTGATATCCGATCCTTCTTATTGCGGACAGATTGTCTGTATGACCTATCCGCTCATCGGAAATTACGGAATTAACCGTGATGATTACGAAAGTATCGAACCTGCCATCAAAGGTTTAATTGTAAAAGAAGTTTGCGATTTTCCCTCCAATTTCAGGACACAAATGAATCTGGATGAATTTTTCCAAAAACGTAATCTCTCCGGAATTTCTGGAATTGACACGCGGAGATTAACAAGAATCCTTAGGAATTCAGGAGTTGTAAAAGGAAAAATAGTGAGTGAAGATGCTGATGAAAATGCAGTCATTGAAGCTTTAAAAGCCAGTGTTTTAGCCACTGATCAGGTTGCTCAGGTTTCTACAAAAACCTCGTACGCAAATCCGGGAAGAGGTTTGAAAGTTGTTTTAGTCGATTACGGTTCCAAACTCGGTATTTTACGGGAACTTGCTCAGCGGGATTGCGACGTGATCGTAGTTTCCCAGGATACAACCGCAGAAGAGATTCTGTTGATCAATCCTGATGGAGTCATGCTTTCAAACGGTCCTGGAGACCCGGTAGATGTAAAAGGAGCGACCGAAATGATTCAGAAACTTTTGGGTAAAGTTCCCATTTTCGGAATCTGTTTGGGACATCAACTGATTGGTTTGGCATGTGGAGCAAAAACTTTTAAACTCAAATTCGGACACCGTGGCGGCAATCATCCAGTTTTGGATGTAAAGAAAAACAAAGTCGCTATCACGTCCCAAAATCACGGTTATGCCGTCGATCAGGAATCTTTAAAAAATACCGATTTAGAAGAAACCCACATCGCTTTAAACGACCGAACCAATGAAGGTTTTAAACATAAAATTCACCCATGTTTCTCCGTTCAATATCACCCGGAAGCAAGTCCAGGACCGGAAGACGCGAATTATTTGTTCGATGAGTTTATCGTTTTAATGGAACAATTTAAAACTGGAACAGTTTCACAATTTTTCAATCCTCCAATTTAA
- a CDS encoding aspartate carbamoyltransferase catalytic subunit, with translation MLRTADLSVEKINKLLQEAEEFSKGKVLKAKQEIYVSNLFFEDSTRTKTSFDVAERKLGLNVVPFDISASSLNKGESLYDTVKTMKSLGIDLCVIRHKKEKFYDEFIGIDIAIINGGDGTGNHPSQNILDLMTIQQEFGKFKGLKVGIVGDVKHSRVANSNAEVLRKMGAKVYFSGPEQWFDEGTIINGTYLSIDDLVKEVDVLMLLRIQHERHESDEKLNLSPEKYHRKFGLTKERETAMKKNAIIMHPAPINRGVEIDGELVECPRSRIFKQMENGVFARMAILKTALEAKGFEFEEMQ, from the coding sequence ATGCTCAGAACAGCCGATCTATCCGTAGAAAAAATCAACAAATTACTCCAGGAAGCAGAAGAGTTTTCAAAGGGGAAAGTATTGAAAGCGAAACAGGAAATTTATGTGTCCAATCTTTTTTTTGAAGACAGTACGCGTACAAAAACCAGTTTTGATGTTGCCGAACGAAAGTTGGGACTAAATGTAGTTCCTTTTGATATCTCCGCGAGTTCCCTTAACAAAGGAGAATCACTTTACGACACGGTAAAAACCATGAAAAGTTTGGGAATCGATCTTTGTGTCATCCGTCATAAAAAAGAAAAATTTTACGATGAGTTCATAGGGATTGATATTGCTATTATTAATGGGGGAGATGGAACAGGGAATCATCCTTCCCAAAACATTTTAGATCTGATGACCATTCAGCAGGAATTTGGGAAATTCAAAGGGTTGAAAGTCGGAATTGTAGGCGATGTGAAACACAGCCGCGTTGCGAATTCGAACGCTGAAGTTTTAAGAAAAATGGGGGCAAAAGTATATTTCTCCGGTCCGGAACAGTGGTTTGATGAAGGAACGATTATCAACGGAACCTATTTATCCATCGACGATTTGGTGAAAGAAGTGGATGTTTTAATGTTATTGAGAATCCAGCATGAAAGACATGAAAGCGACGAAAAGTTAAATCTCTCTCCCGAAAAATACCACCGAAAATTTGGATTAACCAAAGAGCGCGAAACAGCAATGAAGAAAAATGCGATCATCATGCATCCGGCACCCATTAATAGAGGAGTAGAAATTGACGGGGAATTGGTAGAGTGCCCACGTTCCCGAATTTTCAAACAAATGGAAAACGGTGTTTTCGCCAGAATGGCCATTTTAAAAACCGCTCTGGAAGCAAAAGGATTTGAGTTCGAAGAAATGCAGTGA